CCAAAAGCTTTGAGAGTCTCAATAATACCAAAAGGGATCTCAGAGCCCGCATGTACCGCAAGGCCAGAAGGCTTATCAATGATGATAAATTGTTCATTTTCAAAGATGATAGATTCTCTCAGTCTATTCCATGCCGCTTCTGGGATATGAATCTCTTCTTTAATCTCTACTTTAACCGGCGGTAATCTTACGATATCCCCTTCTGTTAAACGGGAGGTGGGTTTTGATCTTCCTTTATTAATGCGCACTTCCCCTTTTCTAATCATCTGGTAAATTCGTCCCTTAGGGAGCTCTCTAAATTGTGCCATTAAAAAATTATCAAGGCGCTGACCATCTTGATGAGCATTTACTTCAATAGTCGTTGCGGGGTAAAACTGTGTGCTCGGCGATTGCGTCATGAATAAACCTTATTAATAAATAGGGGGAGTGATTGGAATCCTTCTTAGTTTAAAGTAGAAGTCCTAAAAGTAAAATAGCCCCTAATATTAGGAGCTATTAAATGAAGTGAAACTATCTGTTTATATCGATCAATGAAATGCTTTTATGATAAAAGATCACCATCATCGCTGTCACCCTCTTCAGCACCGGCTAAAGGTGCTGGCGTTGTGATGAAGTGCTCACGAACGCGCTGTTCGATCTCTTGAGCTGTTGCGACATTTTCACGAAGATACTGTTTAGAGTTCTCTTTACCTTGACCTAAGCGAGTATCTCCATAGCTATACCATGCACCCGCTTTATCAACGATTCCGGCATCTACTCCAAGGTCTAAAACTTCCCCTAAAGTATCAATGCCTGCGCCATACATGATCTCAAATTTAGCTTCTCTAAAAGGAGGAGATACTTTATTTTTTACCACGCGAACACGGGTATCTGCACCAATGACTTCATCCCCTTTCTTCACAGCGCCTGTTCTACGAATATCTAAACGTACAGATGAGTAGAATTTAAGGGCGTTACCACCTGTTGTTGTTTCAGGGTTCCCAAACATGACGCCAATTTTCATACGAATTTGGTTAATGAAAATAACCAATGTGTTAGATTTTTGAATATTAGCAGTAAGTTTACGAAGCGCCTGGCTCATAAGGCGGGCTTGTAAGCCCATGTGCGAATCCCCCATTTCCCCTTCAATTTCAGCTTTTGGGGTTAATGCGGCAACGGAGTCAACGACGATAATATCAACGGCCCCAGAGCGAACGAGAGTATCTGTAATTTCAAGAGCTTGCTCACCATTATCGGGTTGTGCAATATAGAGATTTTCAACATCCACTCCTAATTTTGCAGCATAACCTGGGTCTAATGCGTGCTCAGCATCAATAAAAGCAGCTGTTCCGCCTGCTTTTTGCGCTTCAGCAATCACATGTAGTGTGAGAGTTGTTTTGCCTGATGATTCAGGGCCAAAGATCTCGACAATACGGCCACGAGGAAGACCGCCAATACCCAGCGCGATATCTAAGCCAATTGAGCCTGTAGAAACAGGAATAATATTGTTTGGCGTTTGTTGGTCGCCAAGACGCATCACTGAGCCTTTACCAAATTGGCGATCGATCTGCCCAAGTGCAGCTTGGAGGGCTTTGCGTTTATTTTCATCCATCTTTTAAAAGTCCTTATCTACGAGAGGCTACAATTGTTAATTACATTTAGGTGTTGATTATGACATGAAAATTACATTTATGTATTTATTTTGTAGCGGTATATGAAAATGTTACTTTTTAATTTTTTAAAGTAGGTACTAAGATCATACCTACTTTTATGCTTCATAAGAGATCCTTTAAAAAGATATCTTATATTTTCGCGAATTTACTTGCTAGAGGAGATAATTTTTTCGATCGCTTTACTCGTTGAGTAGCCATCTACAAAATCGATTAATTCAACTTTCCCACCATTATTGATAACCGCATCAGCACCTGCAATCTGTTCAACGCTATAATCACTTCCTTTAACTAATACATCAGGTAGTACCGCGCGAATTAATGATTCTGGGGTCTCTTCGTCAAAGAGTGTGACCCATG
The nucleotide sequence above comes from Ignatzschineria rhizosphaerae. Encoded proteins:
- the recA gene encoding recombinase RecA, which encodes MDENKRKALQAALGQIDRQFGKGSVMRLGDQQTPNNIIPVSTGSIGLDIALGIGGLPRGRIVEIFGPESSGKTTLTLHVIAEAQKAGGTAAFIDAEHALDPGYAAKLGVDVENLYIAQPDNGEQALEITDTLVRSGAVDIIVVDSVAALTPKAEIEGEMGDSHMGLQARLMSQALRKLTANIQKSNTLVIFINQIRMKIGVMFGNPETTTGGNALKFYSSVRLDIRRTGAVKKGDEVIGADTRVRVVKNKVSPPFREAKFEIMYGAGIDTLGEVLDLGVDAGIVDKAGAWYSYGDTRLGQGKENSKQYLRENVATAQEIEQRVREHFITTPAPLAGAEEGDSDDGDLLS